A region of Moorena producens PAL-8-15-08-1 DNA encodes the following proteins:
- a CDS encoding 7-carboxy-7-deazaguanine synthase QueE, whose translation MPCGTQPTARLIEVFSAIQGEGLNVGTRQIFIRFALCDLRCHFCDSFHTWAVPPQCQVEQTPGKRDFETYPNPVPLRSLLKWVDRQNKHRLHDSISLTGGEPLLHTPFLVEFLPELRQLTGLPIYLETGGHRPEEIARVLPYLDSVGMDIKLPSVSGENRWADHREFLKVCHNSSVEVFVKLIIDYHTDPTDLEQSADLVAALSPEIPVFLQPVTPVEGSGQPIVTPTPEQVLAWQVLMKRSLKQVRVIPQTHKMIGQL comes from the coding sequence ATGCCCTGTGGTACTCAACCAACTGCCCGCCTAATCGAAGTTTTTTCTGCTATTCAAGGGGAAGGGCTAAATGTTGGCACTCGTCAGATCTTTATCCGGTTTGCCCTATGTGATCTAAGATGTCATTTCTGCGACAGTTTCCATACCTGGGCTGTGCCTCCTCAATGTCAGGTGGAACAGACTCCCGGTAAGCGTGATTTTGAAACTTATCCAAATCCAGTCCCCTTGCGATCGCTACTGAAATGGGTTGACAGACAAAATAAACATCGATTGCACGATAGCATTAGCCTGACTGGGGGTGAACCTTTACTTCATACTCCGTTTCTGGTGGAATTTCTGCCTGAGCTACGACAGTTAACTGGATTGCCCATTTACCTAGAAACTGGCGGTCATCGTCCTGAAGAGATAGCAAGGGTTTTGCCCTATTTGGATTCAGTGGGTATGGATATCAAGTTGCCCAGTGTGAGTGGAGAGAACAGATGGGCGGATCACAGGGAATTTCTGAAGGTGTGCCACAACTCATCTGTCGAGGTATTTGTCAAGTTAATTATTGATTACCACACTGACCCCACGGACTTAGAACAATCTGCCGATTTAGTAGCAGCGCTTAGCCCGGAAATTCCAGTATTTCTGCAACCAGTGACTCCGGTGGAGGGCTCTGGGCAACCCATAGTTACTCCTACTCCGGAGCAGGTTCTGGCTTGGCAGGTTTTAATGAAGCGTTCTCTTAAGCAAGTACGAGTGATCCCTCAGACCCATAAAATGATCGGTCAGCTTTAG
- a CDS encoding DUF3318 domain-containing protein, producing MTSYAASSARAEMSELRRLKTLLPPELQSWVMVEGSTEVNPPLVRCEELGSDEVEIQIDLTKWEQLALDQRNLLFWHEVARIQNDTIPKEGWEMAALAIGLGGAVGELWVQDGLLLLLALALCGVSGWRLYQKNNGEKNLKYAIEADEKAIALATRFGYTLPNAYKSLGSALKTLIEITPSRRLRRRYEDRLSALKRSAAKAKAQAKAKREGTTM from the coding sequence ATGACATCCTATGCAGCGTCTTCTGCTAGAGCAGAAATGAGTGAACTCCGACGACTAAAAACCTTACTACCACCAGAGCTACAAAGCTGGGTGATGGTGGAAGGATCCACAGAAGTGAATCCCCCTTTGGTTCGTTGTGAAGAACTGGGTTCAGACGAGGTAGAAATTCAAATTGACCTAACTAAATGGGAGCAGCTCGCCCTTGACCAGCGTAACCTGCTGTTTTGGCATGAAGTTGCCCGGATTCAAAATGACACAATTCCTAAAGAAGGGTGGGAAATGGCAGCCCTAGCCATTGGTTTAGGGGGTGCTGTCGGGGAACTCTGGGTACAAGATGGCTTATTGCTGCTGTTGGCTTTAGCCCTTTGTGGAGTATCAGGTTGGCGACTGTATCAAAAAAACAATGGGGAGAAAAACCTCAAATATGCCATCGAAGCTGACGAAAAAGCGATCGCACTTGCCACTCGCTTCGGCTACACCCTACCCAATGCCTACAAGAGTCTAGGCAGTGCCTTGAAAACCTTAATTGAAATCACCCCTAGTCGTCGTCTACGGCGCAGATACGAAGACCGGCTGTCTGCTCTCAAACGCAGTGCTGCTAAAGCCAAAGCCCAAGCCAAAGCCAAGCGAGAAGGCACAACCATGTAG
- a CDS encoding sugar transferase, whose amino-acid sequence MVDSVKNHNFQVIFSQDAPVVELPTRVSVLEAVEFKQLFQQLLQKIPLPETIIFDFHQTTFIDSSGIGALVSNHKSALEQGVKTLLKNVTPQVMSVLVMTGLDQRLAIEASDNNTTRNTNKSVNHLPTTHPSVRSPVKRLIDIVGAIVGLGITAVLFIPLALAIKLDSPGPIFFAQIRCGWMGKRFRIWKFRSMCANAEQLKKKVKNQADGKVFKNENDPRITRVGHFLRKTSLDELPQFWNVLKGEMSLVGTRPPTVNEVEIYEVPEWQRLNVKPGITGEWQVNGRSKIRSFEDIIQMDLKYQHHWSLAHDIRLIFKTILVVLRKDGM is encoded by the coding sequence ATGGTTGATTCAGTCAAGAACCACAATTTCCAGGTAATCTTTTCACAAGATGCTCCCGTGGTGGAATTACCTACTCGTGTAAGTGTACTAGAAGCTGTGGAGTTTAAGCAACTATTTCAGCAGCTTCTCCAAAAAATTCCTCTACCTGAAACAATCATCTTTGATTTTCACCAGACTACTTTTATCGATAGCAGTGGTATCGGTGCATTAGTGAGTAATCACAAAAGCGCCCTAGAACAAGGGGTTAAAACGTTGCTAAAAAATGTCACTCCCCAAGTCATGTCTGTATTGGTCATGACCGGACTAGACCAAAGGTTAGCTATAGAAGCATCAGATAATAATACCACACGAAACACCAACAAATCAGTAAATCACTTACCAACAACCCATCCCTCAGTTAGATCTCCGGTGAAGCGATTAATCGATATTGTCGGTGCAATCGTGGGTTTGGGCATTACTGCTGTTTTGTTTATTCCTCTTGCCCTTGCTATTAAGCTAGATAGCCCTGGTCCGATTTTTTTTGCTCAAATCCGTTGTGGTTGGATGGGAAAGCGGTTTCGGATCTGGAAATTTCGCTCCATGTGTGCTAACGCTGAACAGCTAAAAAAGAAAGTTAAAAATCAAGCTGATGGCAAAGTTTTTAAAAATGAAAATGACCCCAGAATCACCAGAGTGGGTCATTTTTTACGGAAAACCAGCTTAGATGAACTGCCTCAGTTCTGGAATGTTCTCAAAGGAGAGATGAGTTTAGTAGGGACAAGACCACCAACAGTCAATGAAGTAGAAATATATGAGGTTCCGGAGTGGCAACGTTTAAACGTAAAACCGGGTATCACTGGTGAGTGGCAGGTTAATGGACGCTCAAAAATCCGTAGTTTTGAAGATATCATTCAAATGGACTTAAAATACCAACATCACTGGAGCTTAGCCCATGATATCAGACTTATCTTCAAAACTATCCTGGTAGTGCTTCGTAAAGATGGAATGTAG
- a CDS encoding ATP-binding protein, with translation MLINKTWKLSRLMCNGKPLRASRLMVQTDLSEVKDVLQWFEEFTSEPLPQEFWQQCQIALVEGFTNVVRHAHRHLPNTTVIELELKLFTDGLEMRLWDYGHPFDFQSKLESLYQEDYDPLEKEGGRGLMFMNQLTDEVSYQRLSDQRNCLLMRKWC, from the coding sequence GTGCTTATTAATAAAACCTGGAAACTCAGTCGGTTGATGTGCAATGGCAAACCGCTTCGAGCATCTCGTCTAATGGTCCAAACAGACTTGAGTGAAGTTAAAGATGTATTACAGTGGTTTGAGGAATTCACTTCTGAACCACTGCCTCAGGAATTTTGGCAACAGTGTCAAATTGCTTTGGTGGAAGGCTTTACTAATGTAGTACGCCATGCTCATCGACATTTACCTAACACTACAGTAATAGAGCTGGAGCTAAAGTTATTTACTGACGGATTAGAAATGCGGCTTTGGGACTATGGACACCCCTTTGATTTCCAATCCAAGCTGGAATCCCTCTACCAAGAGGACTATGACCCTTTAGAAAAAGAAGGAGGTAGAGGGTTGATGTTTATGAATCAGCTGACAGACGAAGTTTCTTACCAACGTCTGTCTGACCAACGTAATTGCCTACTAATGCGTAAATGGTGCTAG